A region of the Muricauda sp. MAR_2010_75 genome:
GATCGGCCTTAAGGCTGGACTGGTAGATACGGTTACTGGCAATGGGAAAAAGAAAAAGGGATAAACGGGCAAATGGTGAAAGGTAAAATCTAAGCTTTATTTCCTTTTTCTTGGGTTTCGTAACTTTCACAACTTCGTTCTTTCCACTTCGTCCTCTCACTCTTAACCCTTGCACCATAAGCCTTGAACCCTTCACCCAAAAAATTGTTCACTGTCAATTGTACATTGTAGATTTCCCCCAGTTTTTTTATGGTTTTTCCGCTATGCTAATTGACTGAAATTCTGTACTTTAACCACTTAAAACTCCCCCTTTCTCAAGTCGTTGCCTGAAATTCCTACAGTAAATTTTCATAAAATGGCACGATTACGGTTTTCCGCAATACTAGCTTTATGGTAGATTGTAATTTGGCATAATAAAGAAGCATTTTTACATCCATATAAAAGCTTTGTAGCCTAATAACAAAAATTTAAAATATGTCAATTTGTATAGCAATAGCGGTTCCTGATGGTATAGCCCTTGCGGCAGACAGTCAAACAACATGGAACAAAACAATTAATCAAGCAACCCAAAGAGGGACTAATCAGGTTTTTGATTTGGCTGAGCCAATTAACGTTCCGATAAGTTGGTCAAAAATGGCACGTAAATTATTTAATTTAAACATAAATGAAAATGAATATGCCATTTGTATTGCTGGAATAGCTTTGCTAAACCACAAGACAATCTACTCAATCTTTAAATCTCTTGAAAAGAGCTATGATGGAGATGGGAGTTATGACAATGTAGTTAGACATTTTTTAGATGGAATAAAAACAGAATTAAGAAAACAATTAAATATTGAAAATCTTGCAGAGGCACAACAAGTATTAAACGTAGAATTTATTGTAAGCAGCCACATTAATCAAGATGTTTCAAAACCCAGAATAGAAAGCTGGTTGGTTATATCAGGGACAATTACTGTTAACGAAGTTCCTTTGACCACAGGAGAATACAATAAATGGACAAACATAGTTGATGGCCACCATACATTTGGTGGATGTTGGATAGGACGAACAGAATTTATTTCCCATTTGGTAACTCATACCAATGCGAAAATGCCTCCAATCCAAGGACAATATGAACTACTTTCATTAGCAGATGCGGTTGACTATACCCAATTTCTTGTTGATTTCACTTGTGATTATCAAAGATTTGCTGCTATGGTCCCTGATTGTGGAAAGCCAATTATAAGTTCCACTTTAACGCCTGAACGTTATGAAGAAAAAATAATAAAATAAAAACTGTTACTAAATTGGCTTTTAATAACCAATTGTTCTCGCCAATTTCTGTAAATCCACTTCATTTTCAGTTTGGCATATCTCAGTTAGCAACACATTAGTCCAGGCAACTACGGCCTTTATGAGACCGTAAAGTATAATCAAAACCAATCAAAATGGCAATATATGATAAAAGTGAATTAGAAGGTCTAAATGGAGCATCACTTCAACAAATGGCTAATGAAATCCAGCAGAGATTTGCTCAGAAGAGGTCTTACTTTCACCAGATAAGAAATTCTCCATTTATCACAAATGATAATTGGAATGAATTAAACAAAAAAATAGTTGAATTTGACACAACTCAATTCAAAGCTTGGAACCAACAGTGGTCCAATGTATCAAGGCAACAAAACTTAAATAGCTACATAAATCATTTTGATAAAGGGGTTGAAATTTTTGGTGAGTTAGAAGACCTTGTCAATGATATAAGTCCTAAGTTTGAACATAGTGAAAGTGTAGAAGCGTTAAAGGAGGAGATTTTAACCAAAGTTGACAATGACATTAACAGTTTAGCAAGCGAAATTAAAAAGCAAGTAGAAGATGGAATACAAGATTTGGTTGCACTAAAAGCTGAATACAAACTACAAGACACTTTTGCTGAGAGCGTTAAAGCACAAAAAACAAATTCAGAAAAGCAAAAAAATCGTTTTTTTAATCTTTTTGTAAGTTCTGTTATCCTTATTCCTTTAATGGTTTTATCTTCATTTTTAATACCTAAAGTTAATGATCTAGAAATCTGGTTTCAGTGGAGTATTAGATTACTTGTTTCAATAACGCTTGGGATATTATCGGTTTTTCTTTATAACCAGTATAAAATTTATCATTTAATTCATTTAAAGTACTCTCATTTATACAATTTCATTGGGGGTGGTGCAACTTTTGTTGCCGAACTCGTTGGATTGGAAGAATCATTGAAAAAAGAATTTAATAAGAAGGTTGCGAACATGTTCATTGATATTGATGATATATTAATGAGTATAAGAAAGGCAAAACATCCCAGCGAAAATCTTTCAGAAACATCATCAAAAACGCTAGACTCGGTAATGAAAAATGTAACTGAATTGGCTAAAGCAATAAATAAAAGTACCTAATAATCCATTAAAATAATATCTCCCATTTTACCAAAACAGACATTATAGAATTAAAAGTGGAATTGAATTGATAATCACCTTTATATGTTTTTATGTTTTAGTTATCAAAACACCTTCCCCACCGCTTCAATCGTCTTGTCCAAATCGGCGTAGCTGAGAGCATCATTGAGAAAGTAGCTTTCAAAAGCAGAGGGAGGCAAATACACCCCGTTGTCCAACATCCCGTGGAAGTATTTTTTAAAGGTAGCATTGTTGCCCTTGGCTGAGGAGGCAAAATCCACCACGGGCTCGTCTGTAAAATGCACGGAGATCATACTGCCATAGCGGTTAATCTGGTGGGTCACCCCTTTTTCGGTCAGTGTTTGGGCAATACCCTTGTGCAGGTATTCGGTTTTTTCGGCAAGGCTGGTAAAAATTTCCGGTCGGTTGTTCAGTTCGGTAAGCATGGCGAGTCCGGCACTCATGGCCAAGGGGTTTCCGCTTAGGGTTCCCGCTTGGTATACCGGCCCCTCCGGGGCCAAATGGGCCATAATTTCGGCTCGGGCCGCAAAAGCCCCTACGGGTAATCCACCCCCGATCACTTTTCCAAACATGACCATATCGGCATCCACACCCAAAGCTTCCTGCGCACCCCCTTTTCCCAAACGAAAGCCGGTCATTACCTCATCAAAGAGCAATAAAATGCCTTCTTCAGTGCAGAGTTTCCGCAAACCGTGCATAAACTCATCCGTGGGGATAATGCACCCCATATTGCCCGCTACGGGTTCCAAAATAATGGCGGCTATCTCGCCTTTATTGGCTTTCACCAAGGCTTTTACTCCTTCCAAATCGTTGTAATCCGCCAAAAGGGTATCCTTGGCAGTGCCTTGCGTTACCCCAGGGCTATTGGGACTCCCAAAGGTCACGGCGCCACTCCCTGCCTGAATCAAAAATGCGTCGGAATGACCGTGGTAACAGCCTGCAAACTTAATGATCTTGTCCTTGCCCGTGTACCCGCGCGCGAGACGCACCGCACTCATACAGGCTTCGGTACCACTGTTCACAAAGCGGATTTTGTCAATATTCGGCACCATGGAAACCGCCAATTGGGCGATTTCGGTCTCAATTTCGGTGGGCATGCCAAACGAAGTGCCTTTTTTAGCCTTTTCGATCACGGCATTGATCACAGGTTCATAGGCATGGCCTAGAATCAGCGGCCCCCAAGAGGCAATGTAATCGATGAGTTGGTTGCCATCCACATCATAGAGGTAGGCGCCCTTGGCCTCCTTCACAAAAATGGGGTCACCCCCAACCGCTTTAAACGCCCGTACTGGGGAATTTACCCCTCCGGGGATGTATTTTTTCGCCTCTGCAAAGAGGGCACTGCTTCGTTGGTAGATCATAAATGCGTGTAGTATGCTTTGGTCACTTGGACCGTATTCATTTTGCTTTTTCTTTTCGGATGTTCAGCACCTGTCCAATGGAAATGTTGGTCCCGTTCAAATTGTTGAGTCGTTGAATCTCATCCACCGAGATTTCATATTTGCGGGAGAGGGCATAAAGCGTATCGCCCTGTTCTACAATGTGGGTAAACACTTCGTATTGTTTGGGTTCCCGAACCGTGGACAGACCCCCTTCCACAACGGCCTCATCGTATTGGTGCAGATTATATCGTTCAATCAGGGCAATCAACTTTTGTGGATAATGCCTATCCGTGGCATAGCCCGCCTGTCGGAGACCGTGCGCCCATTTTTTGTAGTCATCCCTTCGGTAATTGAACAAAAAGGCATAACGGGAGCGTGAGGACAAGAAAATACTGTGATCTCGAAACGAAAACATGGGGTGGTTGTATTTTCGGAAGCATTCCCCTTTGGCGTCATCATCATGAAAATCGTATTCGCCCTGCCAACCCGTATGGCATTTGATTCCAAAGTGATTGTTGGTCTTTAAGGTGAGCTCCCCCCGCCCAGAACCACTTTCCAAAATGCCCTGCGCCAAGGTGATACTGGCTGGAATGCCAAAGGCACGCATTTCGTACTGGGCCACCTCGGCAAAGGTCTCAATATATTCCTCGGTATCGGAAATGGGAAAACGTTCAAACCGCCCGGGGTCTTCGGGCATGGGATAGAGGTCCTTGGTCACCTCCGTGTCCAAATCGGTAGTGGTCTTGGTGGTAGGTTCTTCGGTCCGTACCACCACAGGAGCCCCTTTTCTATGGGTCGTCCTTCTTTTTTTCGCACCACAACTGGTCAGCAAAAATGCAATCAACACCACATATCCTATTCGCTTAATCATACGTCCAATAACGGTAATTTTTTTTGTTCCAACACTTGGTTCATGCCCTTTATCCCTTGCAATCCCCCTGTGTGGATAGCCAAAATTTGGGCTCCCTTCGGGAAAAAATCCTGTTTTATGCGTTCAAAAATACCAAAAACCAGCTTTCCTGTGTAAATGGGGTCCAACGAAATTCCGGTCCCCTTTTTAAAACGGTTGATGAATTCCACCAAGTCCGGGGTCACTTTGGCATAGCCCCCAAAATGATAATCAGTGACCAATTGCCAACGTTCATTTTGGGCAAATGTACGGATATCCGCCTTTAAAAATTCACCCTTCAGCGCGGGAAACCCCAAAACGTTCTGGTGGGGTTGGGTAGAATTGATGATGCCCGCCACGGTGCCGCCTGTCCCCACACTGCTACAGATATAATCAAAGATAGTATCGTCCTCGTTCAGGATTTCGGTACACCCTTTTATGGCGAGTTCATTGGTTCCGCCTTCAGGAAGCAGGTAAAATTCACCAAAGGTATTTTTTAAGTGTTGAAGAAAATCCGTATTGGTTTTATTTCGATATGCACTTCGCGACACAAAATGAAACTGCATCCCGTGATTATGCGCCAGTTGCAAGGTTGGATTGTCTTGCCAATTCCCTTCCAATTCTTCCCCGCGAATCACCCCAATGGTCTTGAGCCCCTGTTCATGCCCTACACAGGCCACCGCCGCAATATGGTTGGAAAAGGCTCCACCAAAGGTGAGCAAGGTATCTTGACCCTGATTCTGGGCTTCCAGCAGATTGTATTTGAGCTTTCGGAATTTATTTCCTGAAATGAGGGGATGGATGGTGTCTTCCCGTTTGATAAACAAGGTCACCTCTTTTTCATCAAGAATGGGCGACTCTATTTTTTGATTGGGTGTTTTCAAATTGGAGCCTTATCGCGTCAGGTAGTTGACAAAGCCAAAGGCTTTTCGCTTGGAGAGATAGTCCATGTCCTTCTCATTGGCATACGCTTCCCGTTCAAAACTGATGTTCTGGTAGGCGCGGTAGCTATCCAAATAGAGTAATGTACGTAATAGCCATTCAGAAACATAAAGAAGGTAAAAGGGCAAAATAAGGAGTTCTCGTTGTTGCTTCAGATGGATACGCTCATGGTTGATGAGCACTTCATCCGCTTTAAGCGACCCTTCCTTCAGAATAATAAAGGGCCACACCGATAGTCCGACGTAGTTTTTGTAAAAGAAGTGTTTGAATACCAATATCACTTGAAAACTATCATGGGTTCCTTGCAAATATAACAGCAAAAAGGGGAGAAAATTGAATGCTGTCCATAATACCATCAACAATTTCGGTGAATAACCCTGTTTTGGAAATCTTAAAACCCTAGGGGCTTTCCCATGAAAATTGTAACTTTATGTAGCGAACTTGCGTTGTACGTATGAAGGAATACATTCCCTTGGAAGAGGGCGATTTTTACTTTTCGGAAGAGGGATACAAGGTGTTCACGGAACAATACCTCCTAAAAAGGGGATATTGCTGTGAAAGTGGGTGCCGGCATTGTCCTTATGGGTACAGCGCAAAAACAAACATGAGACGCTAAAATCGCATTCGGCATAATATTTGTGACGTATTTAGTAATCTCAATGAATTCAAAAATAGTACTATGAAAAATGTAAAATTATTCACTTTGGCTGCGCTGGCCCTCATTTTATTGGCTTCTTGCAGCTCCGTCAGAGTGGTTTCCGACTACGATCAACAGGCGGACTTTAATACGTACAAAAGCTACGCCTTTTACAAAACAGGTATCGATAAGGCCCAAATCTCCGATTTGGACAAAAAACGCATCCTGCGTGCCATTGAAAACGAACTGGGTTCGCGTGGCTTCGTAAAATCTGAAAAACCCGATGTGCTCATCAGCATTTTTACCAAGGAACGTGAGCGCGTAGATGTCTATAACAACAACTTTGGTTGGGGTTATGGCGGATTCTACAACCCTTGGGTCTGGGGTCCCGGTTGGGGCTGGGGCTGGGGCAATAATGTCAGCACCCGCACGGAGGGTTCCCTGTATATTGATGTCATCGATGCCAATAAAAAAGAACTGGTATGGCAAGGTCGCG
Encoded here:
- the hemL gene encoding glutamate-1-semialdehyde 2,1-aminomutase — encoded protein: MIYQRSSALFAEAKKYIPGGVNSPVRAFKAVGGDPIFVKEAKGAYLYDVDGNQLIDYIASWGPLILGHAYEPVINAVIEKAKKGTSFGMPTEIETEIAQLAVSMVPNIDKIRFVNSGTEACMSAVRLARGYTGKDKIIKFAGCYHGHSDAFLIQAGSGAVTFGSPNSPGVTQGTAKDTLLADYNDLEGVKALVKANKGEIAAIILEPVAGNMGCIIPTDEFMHGLRKLCTEEGILLLFDEVMTGFRLGKGGAQEALGVDADMVMFGKVIGGGLPVGAFAARAEIMAHLAPEGPVYQAGTLSGNPLAMSAGLAMLTELNNRPEIFTSLAEKTEYLHKGIAQTLTEKGVTHQINRYGSMISVHFTDEPVVDFASSAKGNNATFKKYFHGMLDNGVYLPPSAFESYFLNDALSYADLDKTIEAVGKVF
- a CDS encoding glucosaminidase domain-containing protein, whose protein sequence is MIKRIGYVVLIAFLLTSCGAKKRRTTHRKGAPVVVRTEEPTTKTTTDLDTEVTKDLYPMPEDPGRFERFPISDTEEYIETFAEVAQYEMRAFGIPASITLAQGILESGSGRGELTLKTNNHFGIKCHTGWQGEYDFHDDDAKGECFRKYNHPMFSFRDHSIFLSSRSRYAFLFNYRRDDYKKWAHGLRQAGYATDRHYPQKLIALIERYNLHQYDEAVVEGGLSTVREPKQYEVFTHIVEQGDTLYALSRKYEISVDEIQRLNNLNGTNISIGQVLNIRKEKAK
- a CDS encoding 1-aminocyclopropane-1-carboxylate deaminase/D-cysteine desulfhydrase, with protein sequence MKTPNQKIESPILDEKEVTLFIKREDTIHPLISGNKFRKLKYNLLEAQNQGQDTLLTFGGAFSNHIAAVACVGHEQGLKTIGVIRGEELEGNWQDNPTLQLAHNHGMQFHFVSRSAYRNKTNTDFLQHLKNTFGEFYLLPEGGTNELAIKGCTEILNEDDTIFDYICSSVGTGGTVAGIINSTQPHQNVLGFPALKGEFLKADIRTFAQNERWQLVTDYHFGGYAKVTPDLVEFINRFKKGTGISLDPIYTGKLVFGIFERIKQDFFPKGAQILAIHTGGLQGIKGMNQVLEQKKLPLLDV
- a CDS encoding DUF5522 domain-containing protein, encoding MKEYIPLEEGDFYFSEEGYKVFTEQYLLKRGYCCESGCRHCPYGYSAKTNMRR
- a CDS encoding DUF4136 domain-containing protein — its product is MKNVKLFTLAALALILLASCSSVRVVSDYDQQADFNTYKSYAFYKTGIDKAQISDLDKKRILRAIENELGSRGFVKSEKPDVLISIFTKERERVDVYNNNFGWGYGGFYNPWVWGPGWGWGWGNNVSTRTEGSLYIDVIDANKKELVWQGRGVGTLNNTSNIEKKEERIREFVSQILQEYPPTTAVASN